The proteins below are encoded in one region of Paenisporosarcina cavernae:
- a CDS encoding NUDIX hydrolase, giving the protein MNMYQPPKHIVSAAAVVLNHAGEILLIKGPRRGWEMPGGQVEEGESLQQAAIREVKEESGIDIEIVRFCGIYQNVERSICNTLFLAKEVGGECTTSDESLEVGFFTKEQAKEMVTWKNFYERIELALSADKQPFLIEF; this is encoded by the coding sequence ATGAATATGTATCAACCCCCAAAACATATTGTTTCTGCAGCTGCTGTTGTGTTGAACCATGCGGGAGAAATATTACTTATAAAAGGACCGAGACGAGGCTGGGAAATGCCTGGCGGTCAAGTGGAAGAAGGAGAGTCGCTGCAACAAGCGGCCATTCGGGAAGTGAAGGAAGAGTCTGGGATTGACATTGAAATCGTACGTTTTTGTGGAATTTACCAAAATGTCGAGAGAAGTATTTGCAATACGTTGTTCTTAGCGAAAGAAGTTGGTGGAGAATGTACCACGTCTGATGAAAGCTTAGAAGTAGGGTTTTTCACGAAAGAGCAAGCAAAAGAGATGGTTACTTGGAAAAACTTTTACGAGCGAATTGAGTTAGCATTGTCAGCAGATAAACAACCGTTTTTAATCGAATTTTAA
- a CDS encoding aminoglycoside phosphotransferase family protein yields MKKSWMNKDALEAWVQEVTGVTTPLVEVKQTDMSGVYQGKDETGHFFAKMVSEAASFEADVTHYLAKQFPTETVDVIAIHPEFSWMIFRELPGEPLRANQTQAAYKGMIQAYARLQQHAIPHVDQLLELGVIDRRIPVLKQEINDHLEALCDTGLSFEEKAQVMALKTELLSMCDELNGQLPDTLDHGDLHSGNCFVHEATYRFFDWGDASITHPFLSVRVFWNSLGELLEEDTDEKWMAKIREFRPLYLNMWAEFGNEETLRRQLLLAEQVGCVYRALSWHLYITPFREDKADSFGKPAQWLQLLLHHREMVENDE; encoded by the coding sequence ATGAAGAAGTCTTGGATGAACAAGGACGCTTTAGAAGCATGGGTGCAAGAAGTGACGGGTGTGACAACTCCGTTAGTTGAAGTAAAGCAAACGGATATGAGTGGCGTATACCAGGGGAAAGATGAAACAGGACACTTTTTTGCAAAAATGGTCAGTGAAGCTGCTAGTTTTGAAGCAGATGTCACGCACTACTTGGCAAAACAATTTCCTACAGAAACAGTTGACGTGATCGCGATACATCCGGAGTTTTCATGGATGATTTTCCGTGAACTACCTGGAGAACCGCTTCGTGCGAACCAAACACAAGCAGCATATAAAGGAATGATTCAAGCCTATGCAAGGCTGCAACAACACGCTATTCCGCATGTGGATCAATTACTTGAACTTGGGGTAATTGACCGTCGAATTCCTGTGTTAAAGCAGGAAATCAACGACCATTTAGAAGCGCTTTGTGATACAGGACTTTCATTCGAAGAGAAAGCACAAGTTATGGCACTAAAAACCGAATTGCTTTCCATGTGTGATGAATTGAATGGACAGCTACCAGATACACTTGATCATGGAGATTTACATAGTGGAAATTGTTTTGTACACGAAGCAACGTATCGATTTTTTGACTGGGGAGATGCATCGATAACCCATCCATTCCTGAGTGTTCGTGTTTTTTGGAATTCTCTTGGTGAATTACTAGAAGAAGATACGGATGAAAAATGGATGGCGAAAATTCGTGAGTTCCGTCCCCTGTACTTAAACATGTGGGCAGAGTTTGGGAATGAAGAAACATTGCGAAGACAGCTTCTATTAGCGGAACAAGTAGGATGTGTATATCGAGCGCTAAGCTGGCATTTATATATTACGCCGTTTAGAGAAGACAAGGCAGATTCATTTGGAAAACCTGCGCAATGGTTACAACTGTTACTACATCACCGCGAAATGGTGGAAAATGACGAGTAA
- the queF gene encoding preQ(1) synthase: MAGRKSEELEGVTLLGNKNVQYDFSYNPGLLESFDNKHPYRDYFVKFNAPEFTSLCPITNQPDFATIYISYIPDIKMVESKSLKLYLFSFRNHGDFHEDCMNIILNDLVELMDPRYIEVWGKFTPRGGISIDPYTNYGKPGTKYEEMAAHRMMNHDMYPETIDNR, translated from the coding sequence ATGGCAGGAAGAAAATCAGAAGAATTAGAAGGCGTCACATTGCTTGGTAATAAAAACGTGCAATACGATTTTTCGTATAATCCTGGATTGTTGGAGTCGTTTGATAATAAACATCCGTATCGAGACTATTTTGTGAAATTTAACGCACCAGAATTCACCTCACTATGTCCCATTACAAATCAACCGGACTTTGCCACAATTTATATAAGCTACATTCCAGATATCAAAATGGTCGAAAGCAAGTCATTAAAATTGTATTTATTCAGTTTCCGTAACCATGGAGATTTCCACGAAGACTGTATGAATATCATTTTAAATGATCTCGTCGAACTAATGGATCCTCGCTATATCGAAGTGTGGGGGAAATTCACTCCGCGCGGAGGCATCAGTATCGATCCTTACACGAATTACGGGAAACCGGGGACAAAGTATGAAGAGATGGCCGCTCATCGGATGATGAATCACGATATGTACCCAGAAACAATCGATAACCGTTAA
- the queE gene encoding 7-carboxy-7-deazaguanine synthase QueE gives MKIPVMEVFGPTIQGEGMVIGQKTMFVRTAGCDYSCNWCDSKFTWDGTGKSTMMTSEQIIDSLLAIGENRFSHVTISGGNPLLHKGLGVFIAQCKERGWKTAIETQGSLWQEWLLSVDDITISPKPPSSGMTTDFEKLEYMMDRLRENNVSFKVVVFDDIDFQYAENLHARYPDVPFYLQVGNPDVVTTDDAALTATLLSRLEWLTGKTVHSSMMNTVRVLPQLHALMWGNKRGV, from the coding sequence ATGAAAATACCTGTAATGGAAGTATTTGGTCCAACGATTCAAGGTGAAGGAATGGTCATCGGTCAAAAAACAATGTTTGTTCGAACAGCTGGTTGCGATTATTCATGCAACTGGTGTGATTCGAAATTCACATGGGACGGTACTGGAAAAAGCACGATGATGACTTCAGAGCAAATCATTGATTCACTACTAGCTATTGGAGAAAATCGTTTCTCGCATGTCACGATTTCAGGTGGAAATCCTCTTTTGCATAAAGGTTTGGGAGTATTTATTGCCCAGTGCAAGGAAAGAGGATGGAAGACAGCGATTGAAACACAAGGATCGCTTTGGCAAGAGTGGTTGTTGTCAGTAGATGACATTACCATTTCTCCAAAGCCGCCAAGCTCCGGAATGACGACCGATTTCGAGAAATTAGAGTACATGATGGACCGATTACGTGAAAACAATGTAAGTTTCAAAGTTGTTGTATTTGATGACATCGACTTTCAGTATGCAGAAAATTTACATGCACGTTATCCTGACGTTCCATTCTATTTACAAGTCGGAAATCCGGATGTCGTTACAACGGACGATGCCGCTTTAACAGCAACGTTATTAAGTAGATTAGAATGGTTGACAGGTAAGACCGTGCACTCGAGCATGATGAATACCGTTCGAGTTTTACCGCAGCTCCATGCACTCATGTGGGGCAACAAACGAGGCGTTTAG
- a CDS encoding 6-carboxytetrahydropterin synthase has product MIQQLYPQTNHSFRYELNKDMHLAAAHFIDHQSAGVCQEMHGHTYFINMTIAGNDLDEIGFLVDFKQLKSLIHSRFDHTVMNNHPEFKGVFPTTERIAEKIWGIVQAHLDTLAHSPRCLQVFVRETPTSYVVYRPLAEDFR; this is encoded by the coding sequence ATGATTCAACAACTGTACCCTCAAACAAATCACTCATTCCGATATGAGTTAAATAAAGACATGCACTTAGCTGCAGCTCACTTCATTGACCATCAATCGGCAGGAGTTTGCCAAGAAATGCATGGTCATACGTATTTCATTAACATGACGATTGCTGGAAATGACTTAGATGAAATTGGTTTTCTTGTGGACTTTAAACAATTAAAATCATTGATTCACAGCAGATTTGACCATACAGTTATGAATAATCACCCTGAATTTAAAGGTGTTTTCCCTACAACAGAGCGAATCGCAGAAAAAATTTGGGGAATTGTGCAAGCACATTTAGATACACTCGCTCATTCTCCTCGTTGCCTGCAAGTGTTTGTGAGAGAAACACCGACAAGCTATGTCGTATATCGACCCCTTGCGGAGGATTTCCGATGA
- the queC gene encoding 7-cyano-7-deazaguanine synthase QueC has protein sequence MKNKKAVVVFSGGQDSTTCLLWAVQQFDEVHAVTFDYGQRHKEEIRCATEIAQTLHIPHKILDMRLINQLTENALTRDDIPLTEGDGETLPSSFVPGRNQLFLSFAAVYAHSIGADHLITGVSQTDYSGYPDCRDTFIKSLNVSLNLAMEKDFVIHTPLMWLDKAATWKLADDLGGLDFVRSKTLTCYNGIRADGCGECPACVLRKNGLDTYLEGARA, from the coding sequence ATGAAGAATAAGAAAGCAGTCGTTGTGTTCAGTGGTGGACAAGACAGTACGACGTGTTTACTTTGGGCTGTTCAACAGTTTGATGAAGTACATGCAGTTACGTTTGACTACGGACAACGACATAAAGAAGAAATACGTTGTGCGACCGAAATAGCACAAACCCTCCATATCCCTCACAAGATTTTGGATATGCGATTAATCAATCAGTTAACGGAGAATGCATTGACGCGAGATGATATTCCTTTAACAGAAGGAGACGGAGAAACACTTCCTTCTTCATTTGTTCCTGGAAGAAATCAGTTGTTTTTGTCATTCGCTGCCGTTTACGCGCATTCGATTGGTGCAGATCACCTCATTACTGGCGTTAGCCAAACCGATTACAGTGGATATCCAGATTGCCGAGACACATTTATCAAATCATTAAATGTGTCATTAAATCTTGCCATGGAAAAAGATTTTGTCATTCATACTCCTCTGATGTGGTTAGACAAAGCAGCGACATGGAAGCTCGCAGATGATTTAGGCGGGTTAGATTTTGTGCGCTCTAAAACATTGACTTGTTATAACGGCATTCGCGCAGATGGGTGCGGAGAATGTCCAGCTTGTGTATTACGCAAAAATGGTTTGGATACCTATTTAGAAGGTGCACGCGCATGA